GATCCCCAGGATGTCGAGCCGCTGCTTGCGGATCTCGGGCAGCAGGAGCTGGGCGCTGGCCGGGCGCGTGATGGGCGCGATGACGTCGGGCTTGGCCGCCTTGGCGCGCGAGACCTCCGTCGAGAGATCCTGGGGTGGCTCCGGCCACGGGATCACGTCGACGATGTCCCAGGACGGCTTCGCCGCCGCGTGCGCGGCCTGGAAGCCCTTCGCGTTGTTCTGGCCGAACAGGTCGTTGGCGTACATCAGGACGACCCGCTTGGGCGAGACCCCGGCTTCCTTGAAGATCTCGCCGAAGTACTGGACGGCCTTCCGGCCGAAGGACGACCCGGTTGGAAAGTTGCGGTAGACGTACTGGACCTTCTGCTGCCCTTCCTTGACCGCCTTGGCCACATTCGCCGTGATCGGGTCGGCCGCGGCGATGTCGACCAGGAACGGTATGCGCCGCTGCTGCGTCACGGGGACCATGGCCGCCGTGCTGCCGGAGTCGAAGGAGCCCATCAACATCTGCGCGCCCTGGTTGATCACGCGCTCGGCCTCGGTCCGCCCCACGTCGGGTTTCGTCTGGGTGTCCCCGAGCACCAGCTCGAGCTTCATCCCGCCCAGCGCCTTGATCCCGCCGGCGGCGTTGATGGCGTCGGCGGCCATCTGGGCGCCCAGCCGGGAGGCCTGCCCCGGTTCGGCGAGCGGCCCCGTCACGGGATGGACGACGCCGACCTTGAAGGTGGGCGCCTGCGCCCGCAGCACCGCGGGAAAGCCCGCGAGCGCCGTCGCGCCCGCCGCGGCTCCCGCCGTCTTGAGGAAGGTCCTGCGATCCGTGCCTTTGCCTGTCCGGTGCTCTCGCATCACGACCCCCTTGTCAGAGCGTTCCTATGAGCTGTTGGGCGATGATCATACGCTGGATCTGGTTGGTGCCTTCGTAGATCTGGGTAATCTTGGCGTCGCGTATGTAGCGCTCGACCGGGAATTCCCGCGTGTAGCCGTAGCCGCCCAGGTTCTGGACGATGAAGATGGTCGAGGTCGCGGCGCAGGCCGAGGCGACCTCCTCTGACGCGAGACAAAAGGCGAGCGAGCCGACGGCCGTGCCGCCGTAGGCCTCGGGGATGTGCAGGCCCATGAGCCCCTGCTTGCCCAGGACCGCGAGCTGGTCGTGAGGGTACTCGCCGGTCTCGTCCACGCGGGCGGCCAGCGGCGCGATGCGCTCCCGGGCGATCTCTCGGGCGAGATCGCGGACGGCCCGCTGCTCGTCGCTGAGATAGAAGAGATTGTGCATGGGCGGCGTTGCCCGGTGGCGCCAGTCGGTTATTTCCGGCTGTAGTCGTAGAAGCCGCGCCCAGTCTTGCGCCCGAGCCTGCCCGCCATCACCATGCGCTTGAGGAGCGGCGGGGGCGCGTACCTGGGCTCGCGGAACTCCTCGAACATCACCTCGGCGACGAACATGGTCGTGTCCAGCCCGACCAGGTCCAGCAGGGTGAACGGCCCCATCGGGTATCCGCAGCCGAGCTTCATCGCCTGGTCGATGTCCTCGAGCGTGGCGAGGCCGCCCTCGTAGACGCGGATGGCGTCGAGGAGGTAGGGCACGAGCAGCCGGTTCACGATGAAGGCGGTCGAATCCTTGGTCTTGACCGGCACCTTGCCGACGGCCTGCACCCACTCGAAGGCGGCCGCAACCGTCGCGTCGTCGGTCAGGATGGACTGCACGACCTCCACGAGCTTCATGAGCGGCACCGGATTGAAGAAGTGCAGTCCCAGCACCTGCCCCGGGCGCTTCGTAGCGGCGGCCATCGCGGTGACGTTGCACGAGGAGGTGTTCGACGCCAGCAGCGCGTGAGGCCGGCAGATAGCGTCGAGCCTGGCGAAGGTCTCGTTCTTCAGCAGCTGGTTTTCGGTGATGGCCTCGATGACGAGGTCGCAGTCCTTGAGGTCTTCGAGCTGGGTCGAGCCCTTGAGACGCCCCAGCGTCTCGTCCTTGGCCCGCTCCTCCATCTTGGCCTTGGCGCAGAGCCCCTCGAGGCTTTTGCGCATCCCATCCAGCCCCTTGTCGAGGAAGGCCTGGTTGGCCTCGATCACCACGGTCGGAAAGCCGGCCTGCGCCGAAACCTGCGCGATGCCGGAACCCATGAGCCCGCAACCGATCACACCGACCTGCTTGATGGCCATACGCGAGCGACCTCCTCCGGGCGAGGTGCGGATTGCGACGCGAAGCGGCGGCGGGCTACTTGCGGCCGCGGCCGGGCAGCGACCGCAGGGCCATCATCTCGTGCTCGACATCGCCTGGCGGGCACGGGTTCCTGATGGTCATCGTGACCGACGCGGCGTCGGTGCCGTACCGGACCGAGCCGTCGGGCATCACCTGCGGCTGGTCGAAGCGCACGGGCTTGGCCTGGACCGCGTCGGGTCGGAGCATCTCCCGCATCACCGACTCGGGCTTCTCGACGGGCCGCGAGAGCATCTGGAGGATCATCGGCGCGTTGAGACCCTGGCGGACCTCCTCGGCGGCGGCGGGCGTGCTGATGCCCCCCGCCAATGCGGCCGACAGCAAGAGCACGATCACAATCCGCCTAGTCATGCAGCCCTCCGTCACGCCCGCCACTATCCATCACCCGCCCCATCATAGCCGGACCGACCTCGATCGTGGCAAGGAATCGTACTGCCGACCCCTTAGTCATATTGCCAACTCTTTAGTCATACTGCCAACTCCTTAATCATACTGAATGAGGGACTCGATGCGGTAGCCCTTCAGCCGCTCGCGCCCCTTGAGAAATCTCAGCTCGATCAGGAACTCGCAGGCGACCACGGCGCCTCCCAGCCGCTCGACCAGGCGCAGCGTCGCGGCCATCGTGCCGCCCGTCGCGAGGAGGTCGTCCACGGCCAGGACCGTCTGGCCCTTGGTGATGGCGTCCTCGTGGATGGCGAGCACATCCCGGCCGTACTCGAGCTCGTACTCTTCCTCGATCACCGCGGCGGGGAGCTTGCCCTTCTTGCGCACGGGCACGAAGCCCGCCCCGATCTCTCGCGCCAGCACGCCGCCGAAGATGAACCCGCGCGACTCTACACCGACCACGACGTCGACCGAGCCCTTCCGGTACTTCGCGGCCAGATGCTCGATCACTGCCGCCCACGCCGGCCCGTCCTTGAGCAGCGTGGTGATGTCTTTGAAGAGAACGCCCTCGGTGGGGAAGTCCTTGATATCGCGGATCTTTGCCCTCAGCGACGCCACGTCCATGACGGGGAAGGATGTTACCCGCCGCAAAGGAATGACGCAACACGAAAAAGCCGTCAGCGCATCAGTCGTGAGGCCAAATCGCCGAGGTCGGCGACGATCAGATCGGCATGGGTGGCGCCGGGCCGCCCGGCAGCAGCGTAGTGGACGCCGCGCATCCCGACGCCCTGCGCCCCCTGCACGTCGGCGACGGGATTGTCACCGACGTGGGCCGCTTCACCCGCCCCGATGCCGAGCTCCGCGAGGGTTCGCCGGAAGATCTCGGCGTCGGGCTTACGGTAGCCGACCTCGTCGGAGTAGGCGACGGCCGTGAAATGGCGCAGGAGATCGTGCCGCTCGAGGACCCGCCGCAGGATGACGCCCGGAGTCCGGCCGGTGTTGGAGATGATGCCGCGCGCGACACCCCGCGACGCGAGCTCGCGCACGGCCTCCGCCGCCCGCGGCGTGAGCTCTGGCGGCACGTGGAGCACCGGCTCGATGTAGCCGGCGAGCGCCTCCTCGAAAAGGGCGGGCGTCAGGACGTTGTGGTCGATTACGAGCCAAGGAGCTACGTGCTCGTCGTGCCGTCGGTAACCTAGAGATTATCAATAGAAAGCCGGCGGGTACGCCGCGGGCCGAAGGCGGTTGCGACTAAGCCGTCCCCGGCGCCCGAGTGGCGTTCACAATTCGACGGTTGGGAGCGGAGGATAGCCGTTCTAGCGCCGCGCCAGTGCCTCGCGGACTTTTCTCGCCAAGTCGTCTGGGGTGAACGGCTTGCGCAGAAGGAATCGAGCAGGCCCGCTTGCAGCAGCCGCGGCGATCATCTCGTCCGTGTACCCTGACATGTAAAGGACGCGCAGCCCGGGGCACGTAGTGGCCAGGCGTTGCGCCAGTTCGGATCCAGGCATCGCCGGCATCACCATGTCCGTCAGGAGCAGATCAATGGCTCCGTTCCGCCGTTCCCCGATGGTGAGTGCTTCGAGCGGATCGCCTGTCTCAAGGACCGTGTAGCCGCACGTCTTCAAGATCTCGGACGCGAGCCGCCGCACTTCCTCGTCGTCCTCGGCGAGCAGAACAGTCTCAGTCCCTCGCATCAGATCTCGCGGCGATACTTTCGGAGCTTCCGTGGCGTTAACCGGCTCCGTAATCCGAGGCAGGTAGGTCGTGAAGGTCGTCCCGCGGCCTAGTGCGCTATCGACTCCAATGTAGCCGTCACTTTGGTGCACGATGCCGTGTACGGTTGAGAGGCCAAGGCCGGTTCCTTTGCCCGGTTCTTTAGTGGTGAAGAACGGCTCAAAGATCCGTGCCAGGGTCAGCGAATCCATCCCGCACCCCGTATCCTGAACACTCAGGGTGACATACCGGCCTGGAGGCACATGGCCTTGCGCATGGAGAGCAGCCTCCTGCACGTCTCGGCGCGCGGTCTTGATTTTCACCATCCCGCCGTCCGACATCGCGTCCCGAGCATTCACGACTAAGTTCATGACTACTTGCTCGACTTGCCCGGGATCGGCCATGACGTGACCAAGGCCGCTGCCCGGCACGATCACGACCTCGATATGCTCCCCGATCAAGCGTTTCAGCATGGGCGCCACGCCGGCCACAAGCGCGTTGAGATCGAGCGGCTTCGGCTCCAGGACCTGCTTGCGGCTAAACGCGAGGAGCTGGCGGGTGAGACCGGCGGCCCGTTGGGTGGTCTTCTCGATCAGGTCGAGATCCCTGCGCGCCGGATCATCCGGGCGCAGCTTCCGGAGCAGGAGGCTGCTGCGGCCCCCGATGACAGTGAGCAGGTTGTTGAAGTCGTGGGCGATGCCGCCTGCCAGTTGGCCAAGGGCTTCTATCTTCTGGGCCTGTCGAAGCTGCGCCTCGAGCTGTTTGCGCTCGGTGATGTCCTGGAAACTCCACTCGGAGTGCAGCACACACCCGCCGGCGTCTCGCACCAGCCCAACACTGGCGGTCACCCAGGCCAGCGTCCCGTCCCCGCGCCGCCCGTGAATCTCAAAGTTGTGCACGGTATCCTGGCTCTCGAGGATCGCCGATAATCGACCCCAATCTTCCGTGTCCGTGAACAGCTCTCGCGAGTTGATCCGGAGAAACGACGCCACATCGGGATAGCCCCAGATGCGAGCCGCCGCCGGATTCGCGGCGAGGATGCGACCGTCCGGCAGCGACCGGACGAGCCCAACCGGGGCGCCCTCGAACAGGGCCTGGTAGCGGACCTCGGCAGCCCGCGCGGCGGCACGCTGCCGAGCGTGCTCCACCGCGCTCCGGGCCGCCGCCGGCATGCGAAGAAAGCGCTGCTGGTCCTTGAGCACATAATCGTCCAGCCCCTTGCGTAACGCCGCCACGGCGATCTCCTCAGTCAGGGTCCCCGTGCAGAGAATCACTGGGCAGTCCGGCCATCGGGCCTTTATGGTATCCAGCAGGGTGAACCCGTCCGTGAACCCCATGTTGTAGTCGGTGATAACGAGATCGTAGGGCTCAGCGTTCAGAGCACGCTCGAGCGCCTCGGCATCGCCGACTTCGCATACCTCCAACGGCTCGAACTCTTGCTCGAGGGCGCGGCGGATAAGCACACGATCATCCGAGCTGTCATCGATGAGCAGAATCCGGAACTGGTCGTCCATTAGCGTTTTATGCCCGGCCAATCTCCGGCTGTTCGTTCAGGATCAGCCAGTAGAGGTTCACGCTCTTGACCATCTCCAGCAGGGCCTCGAAGCCCACCGGCTTGGTCAGGTACGAGTTGACGCCAAGGTCATACGCGCGGTTGACATCGACACTCTCGCGTGAGGATGTCAGCACCACCACGGGCAACCGCTTGAGGGTGCCGTCTTGGCGGACCCATTTGAGCACTTCGAGCCCCGAGCGCCGCGGAAGCTTGAGATCCAGTAGCATGAGCACCGGCAGGGAAAATTGGCGCCGGTCGGAAAAGGGCGGGTCACCCTTGAGGTAGGCCACCGCCTCCTCGCCGTCCCGGACCAGCTGAACCGAATTCGCCAGGTTTGCCTTGCGGAAGGCTCGCTGGATCAGGAGCGCGTCATCCGGAGAATCCTCGACGAGCAGAATCGGGTAGGCGTTCGCGTGCATGATCAGGCCTCCGCGCTCTTGAGTTCCACCCAGAATCGGCTCCCCTGGCCGAGGGTCGATTCGACCCCCACTTGGCCGCCGAGGCGGGCTATCCCTTTCTGAACGATGGCCAAGCCGATCCCGGTTCCGGGATACTGCTCGACCCCGTGGAGCCGCTCGAACGCCCGGAAGATGCGTTCACGATGCTCCGCGATGATCCCGATCCCATTGTCCTCCACGCCGAGCCGAACCCAATCCCCGCGTAGCTCAGTCCAGATCCTAACGCGGGGTGGCGTGTCCGGGGCCACGAATTTCACGGCATTCGTGAGGAGATTCGCAAGGACCTGGCCGAAGACCGCTCGATGCGCCATCACCCGCGCCAGGGGCCGGTCGACGGTGATCTCGGCCCCGCGGTCCTTGAGCTCCGTCGCCAGCTGCCCACACACCTCATCGACCACCGTCTCGACATTGACCGGGTCGAGTCGCACCTCGGTTCGGCTCAGTCGGCTGTAGGCCAGGAGATCCTGAATCAGAGCGTCCATGCGGTGGCTCGCGGCCACGATGCGCTGCGCATAGTCCTGTCCGGTGGAATCCAGGCGCTCGCCGTAGTCCTCCAGCAGTGCTTCCGTGAACCCCTGCATGGCCCGGAGCGGCGCCCGGAGATCGTGCGAGATCGAATAGCTGAAGGTGTCCAGCTCCTGGTTCGCCGCTTCGAGCTCTTGCGTGCGCTCCTGCACCCGTTGCTCGAGCTCCATCGCCTGCCGTTTGACGCGCTCGTAGAGCCGAGACTGTGCGATCGCGATGGCAATTTGGGCCGCGACCTCGCTCGCGATGCTGACCTGCTCGGGCGAAAATGGCCCTGCGCCGCCGCCGAAGCTGAGCGCGCCGATGAGCTCCCCTCCGGCGATCATGGGCACCACCATGTACACGTGGACACCGCTGGCGAGCAGGGCCTCCGCCTCGGGGCTCCGCGGCAGGGCATCGACGTCGATCATCTGGAGCTCCCCGCGCCGCAGGGCGGCCACGTCACCCATCAGCGCGAGCGGGAACCGGACGCCAGGCCCGACATGGACGCGGCGGCGCCCGGCCGCCGCCAGCCACTCCACCTCGCCAGCCTCGAGGTCGAACAGGTTCACGATGGCGCGGGGGACCCCAAGCAGCTGACGTACCCGCCCGAGGGTCGCCTCGGCGATCACCGCCGGCGTCTCCGCGGCGAGCAGCCCGCGGTCGATCTCGTGGAGGATAGCGAGGCGCTCGGCCTGATGCCGGGTCGCGGCCTCCGCCTGCTGCCGCACGGCCGCCTCCTCGATGAGCTTCCGATTCATCGTCTCGACTTCGGCCGCCCGCTGTGCCAGGGCTTGGTGGGACTGCGCCACAGCGTCGGCCATCTGATTGAAGGCGCGCGCCAGTGTCGCCACTTCGTCCTGGCCGCTCACCGCGACCCGGGTCGACAGCTCGCCGGCCGCGATCCTCTTGCTCGCCTCGGCCAAGCGCAGCAGGGGGCGCGTGAGACGGCGAGCGAACCCCACGCCTACCGCGATGGCGCCCACGGTGCACCCGACGGCGATCCAGATCAGCACGGAACCGAGACGTGCCGCAGGGGCCTGAGCCGCGGCGGTGGACCTGATGACTACAACCCCCCAGTCGAACGGCTTGATCGGCACGTACGCACCAAGCATCTCGTCGCCGCGGCCGGGCCCGCGGAAGATCATCGTGCCCGCGCGTTTCGACAGCACCGCTTGGACCACTGGCTCGGCCCGCATGTCGCGGAGGGACTCCACTACAGCTCGCGAATCAGCGATGAGCCGGCCCTGGCTATCGACCAAATAGATGGCGCGCCCGTCGTCATGCGCCGCGACCGATACGAGACGGTTCATCGTCTGGAGGGAGAGCGCCCCGACCAATACGCCTGCCACGCGCCCATCGGCGTGGAGGACGGGCACGGCGGTCGCGACGACCGGCCGCTGGGTGGCTTTCGAGACGTAGACGCCCGAGAGGTACGGCTGTCGCGTTCGCATCGCCTCACGAAAGAAATCGCGGGAGGAAAAATCTTCGCCTACGGTCTCGGCGTGAGGCACCCGAGCCCGAATGATCCCCTGGGCATCCTGGACGAAGACATAGTCAAACTGCCGGAAGTGGCGGGCGACGTTCTCCAGGACCGTCCTGGCCTCGTGCCAGTTCCCGCTGGTGATCTCGTGACGCAGCTTCGGGCGCTCGGCGGCCTCCCGCATGATCGCCATGGCGTCAGCGACGTACTGCTCTACCGCGTAGGAGACCCCGAGCGCGACGGTGTGGTTGGTGGCCAGAGCGCGCTCACGGAGCGCCTCCGCGCTGCGCCAGACTGCGAGCCCGGCCATGAGGCCGATGCTCAGCAGGACAAGCAAGGCGACGCCCAGCGCAAGCTTGGCGGTCAGGCTCCGGACAGTCACGATCCCGTCACCCATCTCTGATAAGAGCTTGGCGCCGGCGGCCAAGGAGAGTCAACGTTTCTAGTGCCGCTGTGTAACTATTTGACATTACAGGCTGCTCACGAAACCAGGACCCTGCCCCGACCAGCCCGAATCCAGCCTTGCCGAAGGAATTATTCCATCTTGGTCATGACGCGGGCGCCCACTTCACGCGGCGGATCGGGACCCGGCTGGGCTGGTAGGGCTCGGGACCCGAATACCTTTGCGTTGGGCTCGGGCGAGGGCCTCTCTCATTGTTGCTGATGACCACGCAGGAGTTGGCGGGGAGACGCCCGGCCTTACACGCATCAAAGACGTAAGTCATGAGGGAACGCCACCTTTAGCTCGTTGTGGTTACCCTGCACGTCTGGCTGGCAGCGGGCGGCGCCTTCAGGAGGACTCGGGAGACGCCCGGCGACGCCGTCTCCAGGACGAGCCGGACCTGATCGGCGATCAGCGGATCGCGATGGCGGCCCCAGAAGCGCTCGACGAGCACGTGCTCGGAGCGGTCGTAGGCCTCCGCCACCTCAGCCTCGCCGATCCTGCTGCCGGCGCAGATTCTCCGGTGAGTCGCGGACGAGGGTTTCCCAGAAGTCGAACGTGACGGCCTTGATCATCCGCCTACTCGAACTTCGCCGGGCGCTTCTCGAGGAACGCCAGCGCGGCTTCGCGCCCCTCGCCCGTCGTGTAGTTCTGGGCGAACGCGTCGATGCCGATCCGGACGGCGGAGGCCAGGTCGGTGTTCCGCCAGCGGATCATCAGCTCCTTCTGGAGCCTGATGGCCGGCGGCGCGCACGCGAGGATCTTCTCGACGAGCGCGGCCGTGACCGCTTCCAGGTCCTCCGCCGGCGCCACACGGTTGACGAGTCCCCAGGCGAGAGCCTGGTCGGCGACGATACTGTCGCCCGTCAGGAGCATCTCGGCCGCGCGCCCGGGGCCGACGAGTGCGGGCAGGAGCGCCGCCTCGATCACCGAGGGCGCCCCCACCTTCACCTCCGGCAATCCCAGCTGGGCGCCGGCGGCGGCGACGCGGAGGTCGCAGGCCATCGCGAGCTCGAAGCCGGCGCCCAGGCACGGGCCGTTGACCATCGCGACGGTTGGGAAGGGCGCGTCGTGGACGGCGTGGATCGCCTCGTGCAGCGACGTGATGAGGGCCTTGGCCGTGGCGGGACTTAGGTCCCGGAGCACCTGCACCTGCATGCCGGCCGTGAACGCGCGCCCGGCGCCCGTCACGACGGCCGCGCGCACGCCTTCGTCCCGCGCGAGAGCCTCGAATGCCGCGCGCAGCTCGGCGATGAGCTCGGGGACGATCAGGTTGAGCGGCGGGCGGTCGAGCGTCACCCACGCGCAGCCCCTTTTCTTGTCGACGCGCACGAGCGAGGGCATAGGGGCTAGTAGCGGCGCATCGACGGATCGACGGCGCGGGCCCACGCGTCGAGGCCGCCCGCCAGGTTCCGGGCATTGGCGAAGCCGAGGCCGCGGAGGTACTCGGCGACGGCGGCGCTGCGCACGCCCTGGTGGCAGTAGACGATGATCTCGGTGGCCGGGTCGAGCTCGTCGGAGCGCAGCTCGATCTCCTCGATGGGGATGTGCAGGGCATTGTCGAGCCGGCAGAGGCGGGTCTCCCAGTCCTGGCGGACGTCGAGGAGCACGAGGGGTTCGCGCTGATCGAGCCGCTGCTTCAGCTCAACGGGCGTCAATTCGGGACTCATGGATGAAGGCCCTCCGGCTCCGACGATATCACGCCGCGGCCCCCTCGTCGGGGAGCAGGACGGACGTCTCGGGCGAAACCTCTACCCTGACCTGGTCGCCCAGCTTGAAGCTCCGCCCGACAAGGGCCGAGGTGATCATCTCGACCCTGATCGTGCCGCCGGGGATCGTCACGTCGTAGAGCTGGCGCGAGCCCTCGAAGACGTGGGCGGCCACCGTCCCCGGGATGCCGCCGGGCGCGAGCGCAGCCTCCTCGACGCGAAGCGCCTCAGGCCTCAGGCAGAGCAGCGCCCGGTCCCCCACCGACCAGGCGTGCGCCCCCGACGACACGGGCAGGCGCGCGCCGCCTCGGGTCTGGACGACCACGCCCATCTCGCGCAGCTCGATCACGCTCACCGGCACGAGGTTCGCGGCGCCGACGAACTCGGCCACGAACGCGTTCCGCGGCTTCCAGTAGATCTCTTCGGGCCGTCCCTCCTGCACGAGGGCGCCGTCGGAGAGCACCGCGATCCGGGTGGAGAGCGACAGCGCCTCGGCCTGGTCGTGGGTGACGTAGAGGGTCGTGATGCCGACGTCGCGGTGGAGTCTCGCCAGCTCGAGCCGCATCTGGGAGCGGAGCTGGGCGTCGAGGTTCGACAAAGGCTCGTCGAGGAGGAGGAGGCGAGGCTGGACGATCAGCGTGCGCGCGAGCGCCACGCGCTGCTGCTGGCCCCCGGAGAGCTGCGACGGCCGTCTCGTCTCGAAGCCCTCGAGCCCCACCTGCTGAAGCGCGGCCTTGACCTTGCGGTCGAGCTCGGCCCCGGAGACCCGGCGCTCGCGCAGCCCGAAGGCGACGTTCTCGAAGACGCTCATGTGCGGCCACAGCGCGTAGTGCTGGAAGACCATGCCCAGGTTGCGCTTCCACGGAGGCACGGAGTCGATCGGCTCGTCGTCCACGAAGATGCGCCCCTCGTCGGGCTGGGCGAAGCCCGCCAGCATGCGCAGGAGCGTGGTCTTGCCACAGCCCGACGGGCCCAGCAGGGTGTAGAACTCGCCGGGGCGTATGGAGATGGACACGTCTTTCACGGCCCACGCGGCGCCGTAACGCTTGCCCACCCCTTCCATGCGCACCTCGGACAGCCGGATCACCGTTTCGTCTTGCGTCACGTGCGTGCCTCCTTCGAAAAGCCCCCCGGCCCGGACAGACCCACGAGCAGCGGCACGACCAGGAGCCCCATGCCGGCCAGCACCAGGTAGACCGCGCCCGGAGGCATCCAGGCGAGGAGGGTCGTGGCGATGACCGGGCCCACGAAGGCGGCCGCGATCCGCGATGAGTTGACGATGCCGATGGCCGTCCCCGACGCGCGCTGCGCGATGGCCGCCACGGACAGCGGGAAGACCGGCGCGATGCAGAGCACCTGCAGGAAGCGGAGGACGCCGAAGCTCCAGACGCCGGGCGCGGCGGCCAGCGCCGCCAGCCCGAGCGACGAGGCCGCGAGGAACCACACGATGGTGCGCCGGTCGCCCACGATCTCGCCGACACGCGGGGCGAGCATCGCGCCGACCGCCGCGGCCGCCCCGGTGGCCAGGAGCAGAAACCCGCTCACCTCGAGCATGTCCGACGGAGCGACTCCCAGCGGCGGAAGGATCTGCGGCAGGATGGCCGTGAGAAAGAAGACCTGCGTCGAGCCCGCGAGGACCAGGAGGCAGACCGTCGCCACCTCCTTGACCGATGCCGTCGGCGGGCGCTCGTGTAGGGGCCGCTCCACCGGCCGGTACGGCACACCCCACGCGACCAGGGCCGAGCAGGCCCAGAGCATGAGGCCCGCCGCCACGAACGAAAACCGGAAGCCGATGCGGACGGCCACGAGCGCGCCCGCGGCCGGGCCGAGCACCTGCCCCAGCGTCATGCCGGACTGGATCGACGCGATACCACGCCGCACGTCGCGGCCGGAGCGCCCCACCATGATGAAGGCGAAGGTCGACACGGCGCCCATGAAGCCCAGCAGCATGCGCGAGAAGAACAGCTCCGGAAGGGTGCGGGCCATCGCCATGAGGAAGAAGCCCCCGCCCTGCAGGAGCTGGGTGAAGATGTACGACCGCTTCGGGTGGCGCTCGCCGAAGAAGCGCGCCGAGAACGGCGCCGTCACCACGGTCACGAGCGAGCTGACGCCGAGGATCCAGCCCGTCCAGCGGAGCGTCGCCGCCGCGTCCACCGTCGACATCTTCAGGATGTAGAAGGGCAGGCTGACGAACACGAACGACCAAGCGAAGGTGCCGAAGAACATCGAGAACGGCAGCACCCAGTCGCCCCGGAACGTTTGCTTAGCCATGCCCTACGCCCGGAAGAGCCCGGCGCCGCCGCGCGCGAGGCGCGTGGCGAGCCAGGTGCCGGCCGCGACGAGCGCGATGGCGACCACGCCGAGCGCGGCGCCGGGGCCGCGGCCCACGGCCGACTGCATGTAGAGATAAATGCCGTACGAGAGCGGCCCGAGCTCGACGTGCGGCACGAGAAGAATGGTCGATGAGAGATCCACCGCGGAGCTGACGAAGGCCAGGAGCCCGCCCGCGAGAAGCCCGCGCCCCATGAGCGGGAGCGTCACCTTGAGAAACGCGCGCGCGCGGCTGGCGCCCAGGTTCTGCGCCGCTTCTTCGAGCGAGACCGGCAGCTGCTGGAGCGCGGCGTAGGCGCCGCGCACCGTGTAGGGCAGCCGGCGCACGGCGTAGACGATGACGAGGATGAGCCAGGTCGAGGTCAGCGGCGCCCCCAGCCCCGGCACGCTCCAGCCGTGGAAGACGTGCAGGTACCCCACCGCCAGCACCACACCCGGCACCGCCAGCGGCATGGTGGCGATGGCATCCAGCCACTGCCGCCCGCGGGTCCGCCCGCGCAGCAGGAGCCAGGCGATGACGGTCCCCAGTCCCACGTCGAGCGCCGCCGCCAGCAGCGCGTAGCGCAACGTGTTCCAGATGAAGTGCGGCGCGCGGAAGAGGATCTCGTCGTAATTGCCCAGCGTATACACGGAGGGCAGCGGCGAGAGACTCCAGACCTTGGACACGGACAGGAGCGCGATGCCCACGTGCGGGAGAAGCGCCGGCCCCAGGAGCAGGATGGCAATCGCCCACACCGCGAGCGTCCCGGTCGCGCCGAGCGCCACGGCCGGCGTCTCGCCGCTCCGCCCGAGCGACGTGAAGTCACCGCGCCCCAGGAGCCCCTTCGAGATCCACAGCGCCGAGAGCGACAGCGCCACCAGCACGGCGCAGATGACATAGCCGTCCACGTCGGTCAACCCCACCGTCGTCACGCGCATGTAGGCCTGCGGCGCCAGCAGCTTGGTGTAGTTGAGCATGAGCGGAGTGCCGAGGTCGTCGATCACGCGGATGAATGTCAAGAGCGCTCCGGCCGCGTAGCCCGGCAGTGA
The DNA window shown above is from Candidatus Rokuibacteriota bacterium and carries:
- a CDS encoding iron ABC transporter permease, which gives rise to MTRRPSAESALVWSLLLLLGAGIVYPLLQVLSVAVMVDGRPTAAPLLAFFARPLFREALVNTLVSGVLAVALGSLIAVPLALLTVRYSFPGRGLLTTLGLLPLVIPPFVGAVAFQQILGRSGTVNLFLLERFGVTVPFMEGLWGVIMVQTLHYFPFIWLNTAAALSALDRSLEEAAQNLGSSGFRLFRRVLLPLSLPGYAAGALLTFIRVIDDLGTPLMLNYTKLLAPQAYMRVTTVGLTDVDGYVICAVLVALSLSALWISKGLLGRGDFTSLGRSGETPAVALGATGTLAVWAIAILLLGPALLPHVGIALLSVSKVWSLSPLPSVYTLGNYDEILFRAPHFIWNTLRYALLAAALDVGLGTVIAWLLLRGRTRGRQWLDAIATMPLAVPGVVLAVGYLHVFHGWSVPGLGAPLTSTWLILVIVYAVRRLPYTVRGAYAALQQLPVSLEEAAQNLGASRARAFLKVTLPLMGRGLLAGGLLAFVSSAVDLSSTILLVPHVELGPLSYGIYLYMQSAVGRGPGAALGVVAIALVAAGTWLATRLARGGAGLFRA